One Streptomyces hundungensis DNA segment encodes these proteins:
- a CDS encoding 3-oxoacyl-ACP reductase, whose product MTDDTATTSGGSPRTPVCRRLVGRTAVITGAGSGIGLATARRLAAEGAHVVCGDIDERAGKAAAEAVGGTFVRVDVTDQEQVEALFKTAFDTYGSVDIAFNNAGISPPDDDSILTTGLDAWRRVQEVNLTSVYLCCKAALPYMQRQGRGSIINTASFVAVMGAATSQISYTASKGGVLAMSRELGVQFAREGIRVNALCPGPVNTPLLQELFAKDPERAARRLVHIPAGRFAEADEIAAAVAFLASDDSSFINATDFLVDGGISGAYVTPL is encoded by the coding sequence ATGACCGACGACACCGCAACGACCTCGGGGGGCTCCCCCCGGACCCCCGTCTGCCGCCGCCTGGTCGGCCGCACCGCCGTCATCACCGGAGCCGGCAGCGGCATCGGCCTCGCCACCGCCCGGCGCCTGGCCGCCGAGGGCGCCCACGTGGTGTGCGGCGACATCGACGAGCGCGCCGGAAAGGCCGCGGCCGAAGCCGTCGGCGGCACCTTCGTCCGGGTCGACGTCACCGACCAGGAGCAGGTCGAGGCCCTCTTCAAGACGGCCTTCGACACCTACGGCAGCGTCGACATCGCGTTCAACAACGCGGGCATCTCGCCGCCCGACGACGACTCCATCCTCACCACCGGGCTCGACGCCTGGCGCCGCGTCCAGGAGGTCAACCTCACCTCCGTCTATCTGTGCTGCAAGGCCGCGCTGCCGTACATGCAGCGCCAGGGCCGGGGCTCCATCATCAACACCGCCTCGTTCGTGGCCGTCATGGGCGCGGCCACCTCGCAGATCTCCTACACCGCCTCCAAGGGCGGCGTGCTCGCCATGTCCCGCGAGCTCGGTGTGCAGTTCGCCCGCGAGGGCATTCGCGTCAACGCGCTGTGCCCGGGCCCGGTCAACACCCCGCTGCTCCAGGAGCTGTTCGCCAAGGACCCGGAGCGCGCGGCGCGCCGTCTGGTGCACATTCCGGCGGGCCGGTTCGCCGAGGCCGACGAGATCGCCGCCGCCGTCGCCTTCCTCGCCAGCGACGACTCCTCGTTCATCAACGCCACCGACTTCCTGGTGGACGGCGGCATCTCCGGGGCGTACGTCACCCCCCTCTAG
- a CDS encoding haloacid dehalogenase-like hydrolase — protein MSTSSTARRLPVLAAALSLAAAGLAAAQPAEARTPHCPQLTVSDGWYGDNQARIQDLIDTYGTCGAGAGHGKKPVAVFDWDNTVVKNDVGDATMYWLLRNSKIQRPVRGDWHTTSRYLTDDAATSLAAACPAGRSTTLPTATDTRCADEMLAVYGEGRTGKGAPAFAGYDRRTIEPSYAWLAQLLHGWTPAQVRAFASAARTQNLNAPADAVQTVGSNTRATAWVRYYDQQRDLIRTLKKAGFDVWITSASPEPVVDAWARGAGVEPDHAIGIRSTTEHGRITSHLKGCGAAKDGDDSMITYIDGKRCWINQEIFGVRGAAAEKVQPATRRQVFAAGDSDTDVSFLRDATGLRLVLNRNKNELMCRAYDDSDGRWIVNPMFIEPKGQKAAPYPCATTGYTDHDGTAAPVRRADGSVVPNQRDTVYGG, from the coding sequence GTGTCCACGTCCAGCACCGCCCGGCGCCTGCCGGTCCTCGCCGCGGCCCTCTCCCTGGCCGCCGCCGGCCTTGCCGCCGCCCAGCCCGCCGAGGCGCGGACGCCCCACTGTCCCCAACTGACCGTCTCCGACGGGTGGTACGGGGACAACCAGGCCCGCATCCAGGACCTGATCGACACCTACGGGACGTGCGGTGCGGGCGCGGGCCACGGCAAGAAGCCGGTCGCAGTCTTCGACTGGGACAACACCGTCGTCAAGAACGACGTCGGCGACGCCACGATGTACTGGCTGCTGCGCAACTCCAAGATCCAGCGCCCGGTGCGCGGGGACTGGCACACCACCAGCCGCTATCTGACCGACGACGCGGCGACGTCCCTCGCCGCCGCCTGCCCGGCCGGCCGCTCCACCACCCTGCCGACCGCCACCGACACCCGGTGCGCCGATGAGATGCTCGCGGTCTACGGCGAGGGCAGGACCGGCAAGGGCGCCCCCGCCTTCGCCGGCTACGACCGCCGCACCATCGAGCCCTCCTACGCCTGGCTCGCCCAGCTCCTGCACGGCTGGACCCCGGCCCAGGTCAGGGCCTTCGCGAGCGCGGCCCGCACCCAGAACCTCAACGCGCCGGCCGACGCCGTCCAGACCGTGGGCAGCAACACCAGGGCGACGGCGTGGGTGCGCTACTACGACCAGCAGCGCGACCTGATCCGCACGCTGAAGAAGGCGGGCTTCGACGTCTGGATCACCTCCGCCTCGCCCGAGCCCGTCGTCGACGCCTGGGCGCGCGGCGCGGGCGTCGAGCCGGACCACGCCATCGGCATCCGCTCCACCACCGAGCACGGCCGCATCACCTCCCACCTCAAGGGCTGCGGCGCCGCCAAGGACGGCGACGACTCGATGATCACCTACATCGACGGCAAGCGCTGCTGGATCAACCAGGAGATCTTCGGCGTGCGGGGCGCCGCCGCCGAGAAGGTCCAACCCGCCACCAGGCGCCAGGTGTTCGCGGCCGGCGACTCCGACACCGACGTCTCCTTCCTGCGCGACGCCACCGGGCTGCGGCTCGTCCTGAACCGCAACAAGAACGAGCTGATGTGCCGGGCGTACGACGACAGCGACGGCCGTTGGATCGTGAACCCGATGTTCATCGAGCCCAAGGGCCAAAAAGCGGCGCCCTACCCCTGCGCGACCACCGGCTACACCGACCACGACGGCACCGCGGCCCCCGTGCGCCGCGCCGACGGCTCGGTCGTCCCGAACCAGCGGGACACGGTGTACGGCGGCTGA
- a CDS encoding DUF2510 domain-containing protein: MSMTTPPGWYPDPGAPGTERWWDGATWSAHTRPVAGRSFGPPQPVTPVTAVTAPAVRRRRPLVVAGFAAVVLAAAVAGGFAVLGGPDDEPRTTGASRSATAPQVVNSPSARPGSGPSDDPHTLVDQLNGITLPIPDGWEKSDDMVGELLTMVTKDTYDCPGGSGFCHHGKVTTSTATASDLKTAEAVARHDIADAANDAYDHDAVGTRLYNGITAHHEVKSGPVVVDGRTGYLVRWQVTTGSGPGGYVESLAFPSTVGSEAMVIARFAFDAGPDGPPLALMDTITRGIVPLGGGGNGGVGTSLPPPSP, from the coding sequence ATGAGCATGACGACCCCGCCCGGCTGGTACCCGGACCCGGGCGCGCCCGGCACCGAACGCTGGTGGGACGGCGCCACCTGGAGCGCCCACACCCGGCCGGTGGCGGGCCGGTCCTTCGGGCCGCCGCAGCCGGTCACGCCGGTGACCGCGGTGACCGCGCCCGCCGTACGGCGACGCCGGCCGCTGGTGGTCGCCGGGTTCGCCGCCGTGGTCCTGGCGGCCGCGGTCGCCGGCGGGTTCGCCGTCCTCGGCGGCCCGGACGACGAACCGCGCACCACCGGCGCGAGCAGGAGCGCCACCGCCCCGCAGGTCGTCAACTCCCCGTCCGCGCGCCCTGGTTCGGGGCCTTCGGACGATCCCCACACCTTGGTCGACCAGCTCAACGGCATCACCCTGCCCATCCCGGACGGCTGGGAGAAGAGCGACGACATGGTGGGCGAACTCCTCACCATGGTGACGAAGGACACCTATGACTGCCCCGGCGGCTCGGGGTTCTGCCACCACGGCAAGGTCACCACGTCGACGGCGACCGCGAGCGACCTCAAGACCGCCGAAGCCGTCGCCCGGCACGACATCGCGGACGCCGCGAACGACGCCTACGACCACGACGCGGTGGGCACCCGCCTCTACAACGGCATCACCGCGCACCACGAGGTGAAGTCCGGCCCCGTGGTGGTCGACGGCCGCACCGGATACCTGGTGCGCTGGCAGGTCACGACCGGCTCGGGACCCGGCGGTTACGTCGAGTCGCTCGCCTTCCCCTCCACGGTGGGCAGCGAGGCGATGGTCATCGCGCGATTCGCCTTCGACGCGGGTCCCGACGGACCGCCGCTCGCGCTCATGGACACCATCACGCGCGGCATCGTGCCCCTCGGCGGCGGCGGGAACGGCGGAGTCGGCACCAGCCTGCCCCCTCCGTCCCCGTGA
- a CDS encoding amino acid deaminase/aldolase produces MTPRAADRARYDRTTAHLDAPLAIVDLEAFDANADDLVRRAAGKPIRVASKSVRCRALLERVLTRPGFAGIMSFTLAESLWLARAGFEDVLLAYPSADRARFAELTSDPKLAEAVTVMVDDPAQLDLVDGAREGGGLEVRVCLELDTSLQLFGGRVRVGARRSPLRTPAQLAELARAVARRPGFRLVGLMAYEGHVAGVGDAVAGSPLRSRAIRLMQSAARKELAARRAEVVRAVRAVAPDLEFVNGGGTGSVQHTAAEAAVTEIAAGSGLYVPRLFDNYTSFSGRPAALFAQPVVRRPGVGVVTVLGGGYPASGAPGADRLPVPYLPEGLRYDGQEGAGEVQTPLLGSAADDLLIGDKVWFRHAKAGELCERFAQLSLVEGDRVTATVPTYRGEGQTFL; encoded by the coding sequence ATGACACCCCGCGCCGCTGACCGCGCCCGGTACGACCGGACGACCGCTCATCTCGATGCGCCCCTGGCCATCGTCGATCTGGAGGCGTTCGACGCCAACGCGGACGACCTGGTCCGCCGGGCGGCCGGCAAGCCGATCCGGGTGGCCAGCAAGTCGGTACGGTGTCGTGCGCTCCTCGAGCGGGTGCTGACGCGGCCCGGGTTCGCCGGGATCATGTCGTTCACGCTCGCCGAGTCGCTGTGGCTGGCGCGGGCCGGGTTCGAGGACGTGCTGCTCGCCTATCCGTCCGCCGACCGGGCCCGCTTCGCCGAACTGACCTCGGACCCCAAGCTGGCCGAAGCCGTCACGGTGATGGTGGACGATCCGGCCCAGCTCGACCTCGTGGACGGGGCGCGCGAGGGCGGGGGCCTGGAGGTGCGGGTCTGTCTGGAACTGGACACCTCGCTCCAGCTGTTCGGCGGCCGGGTGCGCGTCGGTGCCCGCCGCTCCCCCCTGCGCACCCCCGCCCAACTCGCCGAGCTGGCCCGCGCGGTGGCGCGCCGACCCGGGTTCCGGCTGGTGGGTCTGATGGCGTACGAGGGTCATGTCGCCGGGGTCGGGGACGCGGTGGCGGGCAGTCCGCTGCGCTCGCGCGCGATCCGTCTGATGCAGAGCGCGGCACGCAAGGAGCTGGCGGCGCGTCGCGCCGAGGTGGTGCGTGCGGTGCGGGCGGTCGCACCGGACCTGGAGTTCGTCAACGGCGGCGGCACCGGCAGTGTGCAGCACACCGCGGCCGAGGCGGCGGTGACCGAGATCGCCGCGGGTTCGGGGCTCTACGTGCCGCGCCTCTTCGACAACTACACGTCGTTCAGCGGGCGTCCGGCCGCGCTGTTCGCCCAGCCGGTGGTGCGCCGGCCGGGTGTCGGTGTCGTCACCGTGCTCGGCGGGGGCTATCCCGCGTCGGGTGCGCCCGGCGCGGACCGGCTGCCGGTGCCGTATCTGCCGGAAGGGCTGCGCTATGACGGGCAGGAGGGCGCCGGTGAGGTGCAGACGCCGCTGCTGGGGTCCGCGGCGGACGATCTCCTGATCGGCGACAAGGTGTGGTTCCGGCACGCCAAGGCGGGTGAACTGTGCGAGCGCTTCGCGCAGTTGAGCCTCGTCGAGGGCGACCGGGTGACGGCGACCGTGCCGACGTACCGGGGTGAGGGGCAGACCTTCCTGTAG
- the mycP gene encoding type VII secretion-associated serine protease mycosin, with protein sequence MTAPSWPASVPAGSAPRLPRRVAALASVAVLTLLLSAAPAHADGIRDRQWELAAMHTEQAWRTTKGAGVTVAVLDTGVDGSHPDLAGQVLPGNDLIGFGAGQGSRDWARHGTAMAGIVAGHGHGTGNRAGVLGIAPEAKILPVRVILESTDPARKQARETKGGALAAGIRWAADNGADVINLSLGDDSASAHPEPGEDAAIQYALLKGAVVVASAGNGGDQGDHISYPAAYPGVIAVAAVDKNGTHASFSTRRWYATVSAPGVDVVIADPDRKYYEGWGTSAASAFVSGAVALVRAAHPGLTPAQIKQLLEDTARNAPEGGRDDARGYGMIDPAAALAAAAELKPAGLRPESAAYGTTYLGGGPDAAVASDDPANWLAPLSAGGGVLLLGAGVALWRSTRVRTPREWL encoded by the coding sequence GTGACCGCGCCCTCCTGGCCCGCGTCCGTTCCGGCCGGCTCCGCCCCCCGGCTGCCGCGCCGCGTCGCCGCCCTCGCCTCGGTGGCCGTGCTCACCCTGCTGCTCTCCGCCGCGCCGGCCCACGCCGACGGCATCCGGGACCGGCAGTGGGAGCTGGCGGCCATGCACACCGAGCAGGCGTGGCGTACGACCAAGGGCGCGGGCGTCACCGTCGCCGTTCTGGACACCGGGGTCGACGGCAGCCATCCCGACCTCGCCGGGCAGGTGCTGCCCGGCAACGACCTCATCGGGTTCGGGGCCGGGCAGGGCAGCCGCGACTGGGCCCGGCACGGCACCGCCATGGCCGGCATCGTGGCGGGCCACGGCCACGGCACGGGGAACCGAGCGGGGGTCCTCGGCATCGCCCCCGAGGCCAAGATCCTGCCGGTCCGGGTCATCCTGGAGTCCACCGACCCGGCCCGCAAACAGGCCCGCGAGACCAAGGGCGGCGCCCTGGCCGCGGGCATCCGCTGGGCCGCAGACAACGGCGCCGACGTCATCAACCTCTCGCTCGGCGACGACAGCGCGTCCGCACACCCCGAACCCGGCGAGGACGCCGCGATCCAGTACGCGCTTCTCAAGGGCGCCGTCGTCGTGGCCTCCGCGGGCAACGGCGGCGACCAGGGCGACCACATCTCCTACCCGGCCGCCTACCCGGGCGTCATCGCGGTGGCCGCCGTCGACAAGAACGGCACCCACGCCTCCTTCTCCACCCGGCGCTGGTACGCCACCGTCAGCGCCCCCGGCGTGGACGTCGTCATAGCCGACCCGGACCGCAAGTACTACGAGGGCTGGGGCACCAGCGCCGCCTCCGCGTTCGTCTCCGGCGCCGTCGCCCTGGTCCGTGCCGCGCACCCCGGACTCACCCCGGCACAGATCAAGCAGCTCCTTGAGGACACCGCCCGCAACGCCCCCGAGGGCGGCCGCGACGACGCCCGCGGCTACGGCATGATCGACCCGGCCGCCGCCCTCGCCGCCGCGGCCGAGCTGAAGCCCGCGGGGCTGCGCCCGGAGTCCGCGGCGTACGGCACGACGTACCTCGGGGGCGGCCCGGACGCGGCCGTCGCCTCCGACGACCCGGCGAACTGGCTGGCCCCCCTCTCGGCGGGCGGCGGCGTCCTGCTGCTCGGCGCCGGGGTGGCGCTCTGGCGCTCCACCCGGGTCAGGACCCCGCGCGAGTGGCTCTGA
- a CDS encoding SseB family protein: MALKNIPDSGFSDDDGTAAPELTEALAAWTKDRSAEPRVLAALRTARLLVPVVAMLGESEIDENGLKREKTSDMAVPTLKAGDRTALPAFTSIEALALWDPAARPVAVPLHQALAAAVHEKADTVVIDLAGPVAYELKGAALLALAEGRDSADPLQDPSVIEAVRSAVAAVPAVVRAHLGPGSADGTLALVLAEGAVPAEAGRRVAELIAADETLRARLVEGLDLALLPPGAPQPNEPLFTR; this comes from the coding sequence GTGGCGCTCAAGAACATTCCGGATTCCGGCTTCTCCGACGACGACGGCACTGCCGCCCCCGAACTGACCGAGGCGCTGGCCGCCTGGACGAAGGACCGATCGGCCGAGCCGCGGGTCCTCGCCGCCCTGCGCACGGCCAGACTGCTCGTGCCCGTGGTGGCGATGCTCGGCGAGAGCGAGATCGACGAGAACGGCCTGAAGCGCGAAAAAACCAGCGACATGGCGGTCCCCACGCTGAAGGCGGGCGACCGCACGGCGCTGCCCGCGTTCACCTCGATCGAGGCGCTGGCGCTGTGGGACCCCGCGGCCCGGCCGGTCGCCGTGCCGCTGCACCAGGCCCTCGCGGCGGCCGTGCACGAGAAGGCGGACACCGTGGTCATCGACCTCGCGGGCCCGGTGGCGTACGAACTGAAGGGCGCGGCCCTGCTCGCCCTCGCGGAGGGACGTGACAGCGCGGACCCGCTCCAGGACCCCTCGGTGATCGAGGCGGTGCGCTCGGCGGTGGCCGCCGTACCCGCCGTGGTCCGCGCCCACCTCGGCCCCGGCAGCGCGGACGGCACGCTCGCCCTGGTGCTCGCCGAGGGCGCGGTGCCCGCCGAGGCGGGGCGCCGGGTGGCCGAGCTGATCGCCGCCGACGAGACCCTGCGCGCCCGCCTCGTCGAGGGCCTCGACCTCGCTCTGCTGCCGCCCGGCGCCCCACAGCCGAACGAGCCGCTCTTCACCCGGTGA
- a CDS encoding DUF1844 domain-containing protein, with protein MSETPPNETADFDTMARDIAEVPAVEVIVTVAVNLMSAAAVKLGLTEEGDQYKDLDEARKLVHALAGLLDAGATEISSFHAAPLRDGLKSLQLAFREASIVPDAPGQGPGEKYTGAVFG; from the coding sequence ATGAGTGAGACGCCCCCCAATGAAACCGCAGACTTCGACACCATGGCCCGCGACATCGCGGAGGTTCCCGCGGTCGAGGTGATCGTGACGGTCGCCGTCAACCTGATGAGCGCCGCCGCCGTGAAGCTCGGTCTGACCGAGGAGGGCGACCAGTACAAGGACCTCGACGAGGCCCGCAAGCTGGTGCACGCCCTGGCCGGGCTGCTCGACGCCGGGGCGACCGAGATCTCGTCGTTCCACGCCGCCCCGCTGCGGGACGGCCTCAAGTCGCTTCAGCTGGCGTTCCGCGAGGCGTCCATCGTGCCGGACGCGCCGGGCCAGGGCCCGGGCGAGAAGTACACGGGCGCCGTCTTCGGCTGA
- the infC gene encoding translation initiation factor IF-3 → MSAEPRINDRIRVPEVRLVGPSGEQVGIVPLAKALELAQEYDLDLVEVAATARPPVCKLMDYGKFKYESAMKAREARKNQAHTVIKEMKLRPKIDPHDYDTKKGHVVRFLKQGDKVKITIMFRGREQSRPELGYRLLQRLASDVEDLGFVESSPKQDGRNMIMVLGPHKKKTEAMAEAREAQAARKAERQGQAATSDESVEDESVAEAPAAEAVAEEHPAEA, encoded by the coding sequence ATCAGCGCCGAGCCCCGCATCAACGACCGGATTCGCGTCCCCGAGGTCCGACTTGTCGGCCCCAGCGGCGAGCAGGTCGGAATTGTTCCGCTTGCCAAGGCCCTGGAGCTCGCCCAGGAGTATGACCTCGACCTGGTCGAGGTCGCGGCGACCGCCCGTCCGCCCGTGTGCAAGCTCATGGACTACGGGAAGTTCAAGTACGAGTCGGCCATGAAGGCCCGTGAGGCGCGCAAGAACCAGGCGCACACGGTCATCAAGGAGATGAAGCTCCGGCCGAAGATCGACCCGCACGACTACGACACCAAAAAGGGTCACGTCGTCCGGTTCCTCAAGCAGGGCGACAAGGTCAAGATCACGATCATGTTCCGTGGTCGTGAGCAGTCCCGGCCGGAGCTCGGCTACCGACTGCTCCAGCGCCTCGCTTCGGACGTGGAGGACCTCGGCTTCGTCGAGTCCAGCCCGAAGCAGGACGGCCGAAACATGATCATGGTCCTCGGTCCGCACAAGAAGAAGACCGAGGCGATGGCCGAAGCCCGCGAGGCCCAGGCGGCCCGCAAGGCGGAGCGCCAGGGTCAGGCGGCCACGTCGGACGAGTCCGTCGAGGACGAGTCCGTGGCCGAGGCGCCCGCCGCCGAAGCCGTGGCCGAGGAACACCCCGCCGAGGCCTGA
- the rpmI gene encoding 50S ribosomal protein L35: protein MPKNKSHSGASKRFKITGSGKVLRERAGKRHLLEHKSSKKTRSLTGTVVLAPADAKKVKKLLGK from the coding sequence ATGCCGAAGAACAAGTCGCACAGCGGTGCCAGCAAGCGCTTCAAGATCACGGGCTCCGGCAAGGTGCTCCGTGAGCGTGCCGGCAAGCGCCACCTGCTCGAGCACAAGTCGTCCAAGAAGACCCGCTCGCTGACGGGCACGGTCGTCCTGGCTCCGGCCGACGCCAAGAAGGTCAAGAAGCTTCTCGGCAAGTGA
- the rplT gene encoding 50S ribosomal protein L20: protein MARVKRAVNAHKKRRAILEAASGYRGQRSRLYRKAKEQVTHSLVYNYNDRKKRKGDFRQLWIQRINAAARQNGMTYNRLIQGLKAANIEVDRKILAELAVNDANAFAALVEVAQKALPSDVNAPKAA from the coding sequence GTGGCACGCGTCAAGCGGGCAGTCAACGCCCACAAGAAGCGCCGGGCAATTCTCGAGGCGGCCTCCGGCTACCGTGGTCAGCGTTCGCGCCTGTACCGCAAGGCCAAGGAGCAGGTCACCCACTCGCTGGTCTACAACTACAACGACCGCAAGAAGCGCAAGGGCGACTTCCGTCAGCTGTGGATCCAGCGCATCAACGCCGCTGCCCGCCAGAACGGCATGACCTACAACCGCCTCATCCAGGGTCTGAAGGCCGCCAACATCGAGGTGGACCGCAAGATCCTCGCGGAGCTGGCCGTCAACGACGCCAACGCGTTCGCGGCGCTCGTCGAGGTGGCCCAGAAGGCGCTTCCGAGCGATGTCAACGCTCCGAAGGCCGCGTAA